The Populus nigra chromosome 4, ddPopNigr1.1, whole genome shotgun sequence genome contains the following window.
ACAATTCACCACACTCAATATCCCTAGGCTTAACTATACACCAAGCTCGTATAAATATGAGTCTGACAGTTCACCAGACTTAACATCCTTGAGCTCAGTGTGCGGGTCTGACCATTTgccaaatataatatatttaggTTCAACTATGGGTTGAGCTCATGTACATCCGAGTATGAGAAGGTAATATGTCTAGTATTATTGGGTTCAATAATATGCTGAATTAAGAGATTAACCAATAATCGAACACATAAACCTTATTCTCAATTTACTTGAATTTTAGGATCTCATCATTTTCAAtcataaataaagtaaaattgaaatccttgttttgttttactttggtaaatttttgtaaatgCAGTTACAACATTCGGGTGGGTTGaagtcattaaattaaataatttacttATACAAAAATGGATTTGAAGTTAACAATGATATCATTCGCATAAAGTTGTCTTTAACAGTACAAAAGTAAAAATATCTAAAGAATATAGATGGAAGCGTTTGCAACCGGAGTATTTAGCCAAGATTTGATATTAGGATTTGTATATGGAATATGTTATggattactttttaaaagtaatttttaattgaaaatttatttaaaaaatttattttttatattattatatcaaaactattgaaaaatattatagaaaaattaatttaatatttttagtcgaatacacttttaaaatataccCAAATACAATTATAAGCGCAAAAATTAAACTATCTTAAAGAAAGTGAATGCCCCTTTTCagaattaaaaaagtatttgatattgtgataatttttttatttaattacatagaTGTtaactaaatagtttttttttaactgattttatatataattgtgttCCAAACCttaattttatagaagtttaaatatattattttatttattttatatacaaagAGTTAtctcataataataattgtaactaaatatatattttttaaaattgtaactaaaaataattttttaaactataactaTAAATACTAGCTGGATGCAGAACAAAATTAGAAgcgaaagatattttttaacagCTGTTGTCACCTGTTATATGTGTGGCTCTAGCCAAAACCCTGGTCTCTACGTCCATGCCAACCTCTCGAGCCACAGCTAGCTCTAGTCCATGTAGCCGTCaccatcaaatttatttttccattttctcactaaaaatgtttttgtataaCTCAATTTATATCATCTTTCATGTTGTTTTTaggtaaaaacaatgttttcaaggtttttcaatttttttttaaatttttttttcttattttgtattgttttgaaagattgatattaaaaataatttttaaaaattaaaaaaatattattttaaaatatttttaaataattgttttttaaaaaataaacatgataatAAAAGATAGTAAAATAACAACTATAAAGTCACTGTCTACAAACGTAATCATGGCCCCGTTTTTTCTGACACTTTTCTACTTCAAACTTCAAACCACAACGAGGCCTATAAAGTCCTGACCAAATGCAACTTCATTCTCACCTTGAAACCAAACAGAGAAATCacaggaagaagaaaagaaagaaaagttttaacaaaacctttctttcttttcattttctttcacatATCTTTCCTTATTTATTAGGCGATACTAATGGGAGCCTCGGTCGACAACCGTCAATTCCACCTCGAACCCACTTTAAACGGGGTGGCTCGTCCCTTCAAATCCGTTTCAAACCACCGGCCCAACTCTCCGGTTCGGACGTTGAACTTCTCGAACCAAGACTTTAATCGGTACAACCAGAAACCAGTTCCAACATTGGAGGAAGAAGACTCTTCAAGTGAAGATGAAGCTGATTATAACGATCTGATCCGCAAAGGTAACAGTGAATTAGAGCCGTCGATTTTTGATCCACGAGATGAAGGAACGGCTGATAAGTGGATCGAACGCAACCCTTCCATGGTCCGTCTTACAGGGAAACATCCCTTCAACTCTGAACCGCCATTGGTTCGTCTCATGCACCACGGGTTCATTACACCGGTCCCACTTCACTATGTTCGCAACCATGGTCCTGTTCCAATGGCCACGTGGCAAGACTGGACTGTCGAGGTTTGCGGTCTGGTTAAAAGGCCAGCCCGTTTCACCATGGAGCAGCTAGTCAACGAATTCCCAGCTCGTGAACTCCCTGTCACTCTAGTTTGCGCAGGTAACAGACGCAAAGAGCAAAACATGGTGAAACAGACAGTTGGGTTCAACTGGGGTGCTGCGGGGTTGTCTACTTCAGTGTGGCGTGGCGTGCCATTGCATTTGCTGCTCAAGAAGTGTGGGATCTACAGCCGTAAAAATGGAGCCCTCAATGTTTGTTTCGAAGGTGCTGAGGACCTGCCAGGTGGCGGTGGATCAAAGTACGGGACTAGTATCAAGAAAGAGGTTGCTTTGGATCCATCTCGTGATATTATTTTAGCCTATATGCAAAACGGTGAGCTCTTGGCGCCGGACCATGGGTTTCCGGTGAGGATGATCATACCAGGTTTCATTGGTGGGCGCATGGTAAAATGGTTAAAGAGAATAATTGTTACCGCTAAAGAGTCAGATAGTTACTATCACTACATGGACAACAGAGTACTGCCCTCGCATGTTGATACAGAGCTAGCTAATGCCGAAGGTACGTAAcatgatatgatatgatatgatataaTAATAGCATATGTCAATATGAATATATGGTACGTCATGAAATTTAAGGGGCATGTGAATAGTAGTGACAACGATTATATATGCTACCTTTGTTGTTTTGCAATGTGTAGCCTGGTGGTATAAGACAGAGTATATCATCAATGAGCTCAATATAAATTCCGCGATCACAACGCCTTCTCACGAAGAGATATTGCCGATTAACTCATGGACAACTCAGAGCCCGTTCACGCTGAAGGGATACGCATATTCCGGTGAGTTTTTACTTTACTTTCTTCTTGAAAgataattctttgtttttaatttaagtggggggatataaataaatatatctgtCGATTTTAGACTTTTCTTTTGGTACGCATCCAGTGAATTGAAAGATAATTCCATTACGATTTTAGACTTCTtcttttataagaaaatctctcaaataatataaattatattttaaaaatttatttaataatttaagttattaaattaaattgatttttcaaaatgatataGTTTTGATAACTAAATGGTCACGGATTtgaatttcactatttttatttatttaataaaaattaaatacaagataatGCGAGTTTATACAAATTTCAaatccaaataatttttatttaaaaatatatattaaaaaataatataaattatatttttaaattttatctattatCTCAAATTATTGAAATGGGATACTCTGTATGCCTCTCCTCTTTTAGAACTTAAGAAGAGTTCTTGTACTGAAAGTAATCTTCTTGTCTCACTTGcaattttttgtaaattaaggCGGCGGTAAGAAAGTGACGCGTGCTGAGGTGACTTTGGACGGTGGAGAAACGTGGCGGGTCTGTAACTTGGACCACCCAGAGAAGCCCAACAAGTATGGCAAATACTGGTGTTGGTGCTTCTGGTCCCTGGAGGTGGAGATACTGGAGCTACTTGGAGCCAAGGAGATTGCAGTCCGGGCCTGGGATGAAACCCTCAACACACAGCCGGAGAAGCTCAATTGGAATGTCATGGtatgtatgcatgcatgcatgtccTATCAACTTGTGTTCTTGACTTTCAAACACATCCACCTGTAATTATGTGAATCTGgtcaaaatcaaaattgtcAACTTTTAGTTAAATAATGTGTCAATTGAAAACTTGAATTTCCTCCGAAAGCGACATAATTCTCAAGTTGGTGCCTTTAGCTTGAATTTCTGACGTACAGCGTTCAAAGCCGACAGCTCCAGAAATTAAATTTGTGGGGTGGCGTGTTCTTGAGCTCACCGGTTATTTTCATGCGAGAATAGGATATCTCCCTTTATACAAACATCTTTATCTAGGCTGAATTGTCAACGTGATTTTATGTTATTGTTTTTGCTCTTTGGAActcttcttataaaaaaatatttgctgtCTTGAATATTAGCTAAACTAAAGAATAtaagatttaattatttatactcAGTTACTGTCTTAAATGCTAGCTCTTTTCTCTTTAAGAGCTGGTGCAAGAAGTCCTCCGGACAAGGGCTTGTatgaaattgaatattaatgACAAATACTTTTACCGAGGTTAAAAATCGATTTATATTGTCACAGATATTCATTGGCTTGAAGTGTATTGCAAACATAAGTTTAGCCCTAACGTGTATTTAAACATGGTACCATTATGATGAACAGGGAATGATGAACAACTGCTGGTTCCGGGTTAAAACAAATGTCTGCAAACGTCACAAGGGTGAGATTGGAATCGTGTTCGAGCACCCCACCGTTCCGGGCAACCAGTCTGGTGGGTGGATGGCTAAGGAAAGGCACCTAGAGAATTCATCGGAGAATATCCGAACTCTGAAGAAAAGTGTTTCAACACCCTTCATGAACACTTCATCAAAAGCTTTTTCCTTGGCTGacgtaaaaaaacataattcagCTGAATCGGCGTGGATAATTGTTCATGGTCATGTCTATGATTGCACTCGCTTCCTTAAAGACCATCCCGGTGGCACCGATAGCATTTTAATCAATGCCGGTACTGATTGCACTGAAGAATTCGATGCCATACACTCTGATAAAGCCAAGAAGATGCTTGAGGGTTATCGGATTGGAGAATTGGTCAATTCAACCGCTTACACATCTGACTCGAACGCGTCTTCGCCTAGTAGCTCAATGCATGGTGCGTCCAATATAGCACAGATGAATTTGGCTCCTATCAAAGAAATTGCCCCAGCAAGAAATGTTGCACTTGTCCCGCGTGAAAAAATCCAATGCAAGCTAGTGAAGAAGGAAATTCTCTCTCATGATGTGCGTCTTTTTCGATTTGCATTGCCATCAGAGGATCAAGTACTGGGGTTGCCAGTAGGGAAGCACATTTTTTTATCCGCTACCATCGATGATAAGCTGTGCATGCGAGCTTATACGCCAGCCAGCACCATTGATGCGGTGGGGTTTTTTGATCTTGtgattaaagtttattttaaagGCGTGCATCCAAAGTTCCCTAATGGAGGGCAGATGTCACAGTACCTTGACTCGTTATCGCTGGGGTCTGTGGTAGACGTGAAGGGTCCATTGGGTCACATTGAATATGCTGGTCGCGGCAACTTCATGGTTCATGGCAAACCCAAGTTTGCAAAGAAACTGGCTATGTTAGCAGGTGGTACAGGTATCACACCGATTTATCAAGTGATTCAAGCTATTTTGAAAGACCCAGAAGACGATACTGAGATGTATGTGGTGTATGCGAACCGCACCGAGGACGATATTCTGCTGAGGGACGAGCTTGATTCTTGGGTGAAGGAACACGAGAGATTAAAGGTGTGGTACGTGGTTCAAGAGTCTATCAAGGAAGGCTGGCTGTACAGTACTGGGTTCGTTACAGAGAGCATCCTGCGCGAGCATGTTCCGGAAGGATCAAGTGATGCTCTGGCTCTGGCTTGTGGTCCTCCGCCGATGATTCAATTTGCTGTGCAGCCAAATTTAGAGAAAATGAACTACGATATCAAGAATTCCTTACTAGTTTTCtaggaaagagagaaggggtgtcttcaaaataatatgaaactgTACGTCCATATTAGCATGGTTTGTTACTTGGTTAATCCTTTCACTTGTAAATGAAATGAGGGCTATTTTCCATGTATTATTATCAAGTTGAAGCTTAATTGCTCTGTGTATAGAGTACTTCTCCGTGGCATAAATCAAAGGTTATAATTCATTATTGTAATGACCTTACTGCACAAAATTTCTCCATGCATgtagttttaatttgttggatatcattataattatatttgtcTAAATATTCCGAGTTCTTGAACATACCTTGTAATGGTACTTCTTCACACCTCATTTTCAGATGCAGGGACATGCTCTGATTGCAATCCGCTCACTTCAGGAAGAGCGGACGGAAGGCGACGGGGAGGCCTTTGCTCTGTCTGCTTCTTCCCGTTCGTTCTTTCTACCGTGTCAACTGGAGCATGTTTgagaatgttattttttattttaaaataatatattttttattttttaaaaattatttttaacaacaacacatcaaaatatctaaaaacattagaaatatattaatttaaaatcaaaaataaaataaaaaaaagtttaactttttttaaatactcTTTCAACACACAATCACAAACACACTAAATCATACAAGTACGTACCGATGTGTTTTCCTGGCTATCCTAAACAGCACAGTGAAAATAAAAGGCAACCAATGACAGCTTGACATGTTAATTTGTCAAGGATGGGATTTACGGTGGCTTTGTAGGAGAATCAATACCAATAAAGCTTCCCTCATTAGCAAATGAAAGGAAATGTTGCTTTGATGGTAAAGGAGATGCGCATCtcattatcatatatatatatatatatatatatatatatatatatatatatatatatataaaataattttaacccATCAAAACTATTTTGACTCATTTAAAgccaaaaacatttaaaaatcaattctagaaaCTAATTTAACAACcctaaaaataactcaaatcacaaaatcataacatataatttttttcttcttctatttaaatttgctttttaaaaaaaatcaaggcttaAAACAACTATTATAAAACTCTTTTATAAACCATTAATTAACACTAATTTCAACTATTTTAATGGttgaaataagtaaaaataacaACTCTCTATTTAAGCTAAAAtctaataagtttttttctcttctctaacataaaaaaaaaatggaagaataaaaaaaataaactttgatattaaaatttaatttttaaaaactaaaaagatcatttacttataaacaaaaaaaagataagagatTAAAGTTAAAGTAAACTTTTTGCATGACACTCAAAGTCATCACACATGCTACTTGTCATTTTCATTTGgattatttaacttttaatccagccttttcttctaaaaatatatgcaaCTGAATGcaaatttaagttaaaaaagcttaattatttaaaaaataaagtttaaaaactaaattaaaatttttatataaaaatcaactattttaatctataatgatttataaaaaaacacacagcAAAAATAGCTAAATGAAAAGCCCTATATGTTTCTGCTTTATACCTGATATAACGTGTTATTAAAAGATTTGCGCACCTGCAACTTAGAGGAAgaccaaattaaacaaataatgaaagatttagaaatttatttgcctctctccaaaaaaaaaaaaaaaaaaaaacttaacatgtCCATCTGGGTGCGCCTTTACGCATCAACttgcttatatatttttttctatcagtcCCAACTTGCTTGATACCatgttattattaacaaaatttaaaaagcttgggggtaattttgttatttcataAGAATTCTTTAATCATTGccagtaaaataattattctactTGTAGATTCGTAATTTTTTAAAGCTGATGTACAAGGATGTTCTTATATTTAGATTCGTAACAaggatgtttttatatttttaatttttttaaaagattaaaataacttaaatgtCTTTAAAAATGGAATTGTTTTTAGCTTAGGTTAAGGgacatttttgttattttatatagttttttttttgttatttttaggttggtttagagcaattttataatttaacaaatataaatattattaaaaaaacagttgATATGTGCATCAcatataaacatatataaagccGTATGGTGACCAAATATCTTCTTCTACGATGACATTTGAATCGTTTCAATATCCCCTCTATAATGCACCGACACATGTTGCTAATGGTCTTCTAGTTTGGCGTTAGCAacctcttttttctatttttcatttctcttctctacttgatttttatgttaccttttcaaaaattcaaagcaaCCTTTCAATTTGTTATTCTTTTGGATTTGGTTCctcttattttaattactatatattttatttgaaataatttataaaattaaaattcaatttcaatttcatcccccttcaattttttttattttttaaatttaatctttattatttattttattttagacaaTTTTATCCATGATCAACTTGACAATTACTAATACACCATGTGAAAAGACTTTAATATCCCCATTAGCCAATTCAGTGATTTTAGGTGGGAAGAGTAAGTATTGAAATCCATGCAATTAGATAAAATAGTA
Protein-coding sequences here:
- the LOC133692617 gene encoding nitrate reductase [NADH]-like, whose translation is MGASVDNRQFHLEPTLNGVARPFKSVSNHRPNSPVRTLNFSNQDFNRYNQKPVPTLEEEDSSSEDEADYNDLIRKGNSELEPSIFDPRDEGTADKWIERNPSMVRLTGKHPFNSEPPLVRLMHHGFITPVPLHYVRNHGPVPMATWQDWTVEVCGLVKRPARFTMEQLVNEFPARELPVTLVCAGNRRKEQNMVKQTVGFNWGAAGLSTSVWRGVPLHLLLKKCGIYSRKNGALNVCFEGAEDLPGGGGSKYGTSIKKEVALDPSRDIILAYMQNGELLAPDHGFPVRMIIPGFIGGRMVKWLKRIIVTAKESDSYYHYMDNRVLPSHVDTELANAEAWWYKTEYIINELNINSAITTPSHEEILPINSWTTQSPFTLKGYAYSGGGKKVTRAEVTLDGGETWRVCNLDHPEKPNKYGKYWCWCFWSLEVEILELLGAKEIAVRAWDETLNTQPEKLNWNVMGMMNNCWFRVKTNVCKRHKGEIGIVFEHPTVPGNQSGGWMAKERHLENSSENIRTLKKSVSTPFMNTSSKAFSLADVKKHNSAESAWIIVHGHVYDCTRFLKDHPGGTDSILINAGTDCTEEFDAIHSDKAKKMLEGYRIGELVNSTAYTSDSNASSPSSSMHGASNIAQMNLAPIKEIAPARNVALVPREKIQCKLVKKEILSHDVRLFRFALPSEDQVLGLPVGKHIFLSATIDDKLCMRAYTPASTIDAVGFFDLVIKVYFKGVHPKFPNGGQMSQYLDSLSLGSVVDVKGPLGHIEYAGRGNFMVHGKPKFAKKLAMLAGGTGITPIYQVIQAILKDPEDDTEMYVVYANRTEDDILLRDELDSWVKEHERLKVWYVVQESIKEGWLYSTGFVTESILREHVPEGSSDALALACGPPPMIQFAVQPNLEKMNYDIKNSLLVF